A window from Macaca thibetana thibetana isolate TM-01 chromosome 7, ASM2454274v1, whole genome shotgun sequence encodes these proteins:
- the ARRDC4 gene encoding arrestin domain-containing protein 4 codes for MGGEAGCAAAVGAEGRVKSLGLVFEDERKGCYSSGETVAGHVLLEASEPVALRALRLEAQGRATAAWGPSAGPRASASASALAVFSEVEYLNVRLSLREPPAGEGIILLQPGKHEFPFRFQLPSEPLVTSFTGKYGSIQYCVRAVLERPKVPDQSVKRELQVVSHVDVNTPALLTPVLKTQEKMVGCWFFTSGPVSLSAKIERKGYCNGEAIPIYAEIENCSSRLIVPKAAIFQTQTYLASGKTKTIRHMVANVRGNHIASGSTDTWNGKTLKIPPVTPSILDCCIIRVDYSLAVYIHIPGAKKLMLELPLVIGTIPYNGFGSRNSSIASQFSMDMSWLTLTLPEQPEAPPNYADVVSEEEFSRHIPSYPQPPNCEGEVCCPMFACIQEFRFQPPPLYAEVDPHPSDVEETQPVSFIL; via the exons ATGGGCGGCGAGGCTGGGTGCGCGGCGGCCGTGGGTGCCGAGGGCCGCGTAAAGAGCCTGGGTCTGGTGTTCGAAGACGAGCGCAAGGGCTGCTACTCCAGTGGCGAGACGGTGGCCGGGCACGTGCTGCTGGAGGCGTCCGAGCCGGTGGCCCTGCGCGCGCTGCGCCTGGAGGCCCAGGGCCGCGCCACCGCCGCCTGGGGCCCGAGCGCCGGCCCCCGCGCCTCGGCCAGCGCCTCAGCCCTGGCTGTCTTCTCGGAGGTGGAGTACCTGAACGTGCGCCTCAGCCTGCGGGAGCCCCCGGCCG GTGAAGGCATCATTTTATTACAGCCTGGAAAGCATGAATTTCCATTTCGCTTTCAACTTCCATCTGA ACCTTTGGTCACCTCGTTTACTGGGAAATATGGAAGCATTCAGTACTGTGTCCGGGCAGTGTTGGAACGACCCAAGGTACCTGATCAGAGTGTAAAGAGGGAACTGCAGGTTGTTAGTCATGTCGATGTCAACACACCAGCATTACTA ACCCCTGTATTGAAAACTCAAGAGAAAATGGTTGGCTGTTGGTTTTTCACTTCTGGTCCAGTCTCGCTGAGTGCCAAAATTGAAAGAAAGGGATACTGTAATG gagAAGCTATTCCAATCTATGCAGAAATAGAGAATTGTTCCTCTCGTCTGATTGTTCCAAAGGCTGCTATTTTCCAAACCCAGACGTATTTGGCTAGTGGAAAAACAAAGACCATTCGACACATGGTTGCCAATGTGCGAGGAAACCACATCGCTTCCGGGAGCACGGACACATGGAATGGGAAAACGCTCAAAATTCCACCTGTCACTCCATCCATCCTGGATTGCTGCATTATCAGAGTGGACTATTCCTTAGCT GTGTACATTCACATTCCTGGTGCTAAAAAATTGATGCTTGAACTGCCATTAGTGATTGGTACAATTCCATATAATGGTTTTGGCAGCAGAAACTCCAGCATTGCCAGCCAGTTCAGTATGGATATGAGCTGGTTGACACTGACCCTGCCAGAACAGCCTGAAG CACCACCAAATTATGCAGATGTGGTATCAGAGGAAGAATTCTCTAGACACATTCCTTCTTACCCTCAGCCCCCTAACTGTGAGGGAGAAGTGTGCTGTCCTATGTTTGCCTGTATACAGGAATTCCGGTTTCAACCCCCACCTCTTTATGCAGAG GTTGATCCACATCCTAGCGATGTAGAAGAGACCCAGCCTGTTTCCTTCATTC